A stretch of DNA from Panulirus ornatus isolate Po-2019 chromosome 14, ASM3632096v1, whole genome shotgun sequence:
TGGGATTTTGAAGGATTCTGATCAATAGGAGACATAAGGACATTATGAAATCTCACCATATACCCTTAGGGAATGTATAAATCTTTAAAGTAAACATATTCAGAAACTAGATGGGTGAATGATCAGAGCCAAACAAGGGTTAGAGAGGAATTGTTCAACCTATCTTTttaaaaaggaaagaggaaatacCCTGAACTACAAGCAAACATTTCTATAAAGCATTCTCCGTAAAACATCGAAGATAATCAGAGAATTACGTGGAATGATGAAAGTATCTAAGTGAGTGGCAGCATAGGGTCAGAGGagaggatataaaaaaaaaaaaaaaaaaaaaaaaaaaaaaaaaacactgagacCTAGAATTGTGACTAATAACCTTGGAAAATATACAGATTGAACAGTGTGTTTTTGGACTTCCACTGGGTATTCAATATGATAGAGACTCCCTTAGTTAATCAAAAATCACCCAAGTGAAAGAGAAGTAAGTAAGTAAACAGCGTCTTTCCAAATTGAGTTGGAGATACAGTGGTGTTCTAGTAGGCTTCATAACAAGTGTCACTGATATTCcttatctatgtaaatgactttccAAGACCTGAATGATAAATATtgtattctctcttattttttctcatacataaatgcctatgCATATATGCAGATACAcacaaaacaggaggggaggatgtcccaggagtcccttctatgggGCTCCAGCAGTTTTCAGGAAGCTGTACTAATTTTAGTTCACTGATGACACTACAACTTTGTACATCACTTTTTTTTCTAGTAATATTCCCAAATTATGTAATTTGCCTCAAGTAAACTATGTCAGAGCTATAGTACACTTGGTGTAAAGAACCTCAGTTATCAAATTCAAATCTATATCAAACCATCTGTTCCGCCAAGAGctgttttcatattttcatacttATCTTACCAAAACCTCCACCAGTTGTGATGAGATGTAGTCTACATCCCCTTGGTCAGTCAAGCTTGGATGGTGAAGGTCTTGAGGGGATTTGTTGGCCGGCATGGAAAGCATGTTAACCTGTTGGCTGGATGGTTGTTCAACTTCTTGAGTGTCCTCTGTAACAATATCATGATGAGTTTCGGGCTGATGGGCCGGAATAAGCTCTTCTTCATCACTTTCACAAAGATGACCTAAAGAATGGACATTCATCTAATTCTTAAacattctatatacatatatactctacAACCTATAAATACAACCAATTCCCATATTCACAACAAACTGATTACATCAGCACAATAAAAGATGTGCAAATTGATTTTTACATGTGACTGTAGAGCAGAAAGTATGGAAACAAGGTTCAACATCAGACAATGgtagagaaaatgtgaaaaaagtgaGATGGCATGGTTATGTGGAAATGATGAGTATCAAAATATGAAGATACTGAATTTGTAAGGGAAATGTAAAGCAAAGGACCAAGGGTGTAATGAATGCATAAAGTTACAACAAAAGGCTGAGAGAagtgttagtaaaagagaaacatACAAGGATGCGTAATGAGAAGGATGCAGGGAAGAAATTATAAAGTGAGCCATCCTGCAGGATGGATAGTACATCATTGTGCTAACTTAAACATAGTTTAAATATCAAAATTATTAGACAGGCAATCTCAATATATCAGACAAGCAATTTGGTGCTGACCTGATAGACTGGCAAGCTGAGGAGGAGTCAAAGGTTCACAGTCCTGAAGCAGGCTCACACTTTCTTCACTACCAACTGAACTTGAGGGACTGGCCAAGAAGATATCAGGGCTAGGGTGTACTGGTTTTTCATCAGATTGCTTGTTATCTGGTAATAACCTATCTCTCAAACGTTCACTTGAACATACTTCTTTCAAAGGTTTCAAAATTTCATCTTCAGCTGAGTGGTGTAAGGAATCCTCTTTACTAATCCTCTTCCCTAAATCTGTATGGGCACCACCTCTTAAGTCTATTTCAGGTGTGCCtaaaatttctttccttttcaactcgtttttactatcattttttattttgtcaCTAATAACTGTATTTTCTCTCCACTGCATACTGCTATCTATGCTGCATGGCATGTTCTTCTCTATATCTTCTTTACATTCATTCAGTTTTGGATTATCATTAAGTACTCCATCATGTGATACTGATGAGCAAATTTCATTGCTTATCAAACAAGCATTTGTATCCTTAGACATCTGCCCACATATTACTTTTTCATCTTGAACTTCACATTTTTGGTCATTGTTCTCTCTTCTCTGTGCGTGCCTTTTTCGAACTTCATCAATAAGCTTTGCAAAGTGTTTGTTATTCTTCTTGACTGTAAGAAATCAAAATGAGTACTCTTAAAACATCTGCACTGGGAATTTGACATtcagacaaaaaatatataacttaGTTGGGTTCATGACACTCAGACAAAAAACATATAACTTTTGAACAGGTTAAAGCAGACTGAATGCTAACAAATGAATCTTAAAACATCTATACTGTGTTGTTCTTacattagaataattctttataaGGGTGTTTATAGCATCTGCAGCTATGTAAAGTCTCAAAAGTTCACTTTGAATTTATGATAATTTATGTAAAAGGCAAAAATAACAAAATATTGGTCCAATAAATCCTAAAGAACAAAATCTACTACACTGAAAAAGACGTTTCTTTTATGTAAACGAATAGCCAAAGTCTGACAGAAATGTCAAGCCGTGGATATGGTAATGGACCAGCAACTTCAGTAGGACTGAAAAATACTTGCTTAAATTAAGGATAGGCCCTCTGTTGAGCACAGAATGATAAACTGACATTgttcctcaccactctccctgtGCAAACATAACTTGCACCATTAAGATGAACATTTTTCCTACTATCATTTAATTACTATAGTAAATATAAAACACATACtaattatataaataattttatgtTACTGCATGCATTCATACATTTATAAATACACTGATCTCTTGCTTATTCTGATATAAGGAAGAGGATTTCTGATGTAGCTTAATGTCAGAAAtatcatattattttcttttaaagaaataTCTATACTTAAATACAATCCTTTAAGGGATGAACTAAAAAGCAAAGTGCACACACCACATAACTATACCACGTAAATGTGATAGAAAATGACAAAATAGTAATGTATGGAGATATCCCACTACCTCTGCAAGGATTCCAATTCGCATGAATTCAGTCTTACACGGCTCATTTCTATGGCCAAAATTCACTCAATCATATGGGAGgggttcacacatacacacatcaaacaGCTCAAGTAGAGGCTTTGGCTCACTTTAAACTCAAACCTAATGGCCAATCAAGCCCAGGAATGTAACACAGTCCTGTATGTAAGAGATATAAGCTTCTCTGCACGGAAAGATGTTGAAAATGGCTCTTATAATGATCTGTCCTGATTAAGTTAAATATGGAATTGCTGACCTCTTCTAGCACTCTGCATCTGTGACTTAACAACTGTCTTGTATAGCCAGACATGTTAGTCATAATtacaaaagcttttttttttttttttttcagactattcgctatttcccgcattagcgaggtagcgttaagaacagaggactgggcctttgagggaatatcctcacctggcccacttctctgttcctttttttggaaaaaaaaaaaaaaagctaacagTGCATAAAATGGTGAGAGGGAAATGTATGTACAGGTTAATATAACTAGCAAGGAATGCcaaaaagatgtaaagacagacagacacaaaaatTATTAGAATGATGAAATCATATACTCCCATCATACCTTTAAAAAATGCAAGGATGATGGGAAGATACCTATCAGTATACAGAAAGAAAGCAATCAGGCAATGTGTCAGTGAAATGGGGTAAGAAAATTTTTCACCAAGTTGAGGGAGTGATAATGTGGTCAAGACAGTTGCATACATCTTACTCTGAATTCTTACAAAACAATATAAAAAAGTAATCAATTTTCTGAATTTGTCAAAATTTTTCCACTCAAGTATGAAGGAAATATGCTTGCCAATAAATTCACTGCCCTGCTGCTGCCTTGAACCATTACTCTAAAGCTGAACTACCTTGTGGGTAAGTACATCTAATACTAAGCACATACTACATTCTCCTCCAATATATTCTTTACAATCTACTTTCAGTCCTTAAGAAATAAGGAAATCTTATAAGCTATTCCAGGgtgtgaagataaagttgttaGATCCAGGAAATTGTCATGACTTTTGTGATCATCTAAGGAAATAAATAGTGTGTACTTCAGTATTTCCTAACTTGGAATTTCAAGTTCTGTCTTGCTTCTATGAAACAAACTTACGGTAATTCTTTTGTTCCTTTTCAATGACTTCTGGAGCACTTTTTCGGTCATATGTGAAAATCTGCAAGAGAGTAACATTTAGCAtcaaaaatacaaatatatgagTGCAAATGCAAATGCAAAAATTCTAAAAAATTCATTATGAAGCATAAAATACATTAAAAGAATACCATGCAAAATCTCGCTAAAGTTCATGACTACAGCATGcttctgcacattaacatcccttTCACAAATTAGGCTGGCAAATGTGGGGTTCCAAAGGATGAGAAACATTTTCTCCTTGCAGATGAGGCTTACAAACACTAGCACGTGAGTCCATCCTTTTTAACTGTGAACAATAAAACCAATTTTCCATTCACCCAAATGCCCatgccccttgtataccataaGGTCTATTGCAGCATATTTTCTTGGTCAAGGAATACTGCAAGCAATATGTAATATTTTCTGGAACACCAACCACCTCCATCTACTCTTTATCCCACTTTCTTAAGCAAAATAATGGAAAACGATGCAAAAATTTTGTGGCATCCATTTGCCATGATCAAATTAAAAGTACACCATTTATGAATCACAGCATGATTTTGCATTATGGTATCTTTTGCAGCATCACTTTCTTATTCTGGccctttcccttccccattccctgcTAATGCTACTGATGTACTGAGCCTCTCATTATATATTTCACGGAGGCATCTATGGCAATAATCTAATCTATATTATGACAAGTAATTCTGTTTCCTAGTTATGTTCACACTGAACTTGTTTATGTCCAAATAGTTACCATACTTGAATCTCTCCTTTATAAATCTTTTCACTAACTGTAGTATCCAATATGAGCACTGTTTGtttgcatgcatgtatatatacatgtgtaagttgatatgtatgtgtatcaaGAATCCAGATAGATGAATGAGAACAAAATGCAGTTGTCTGTTGGTGATAAAGGAGGAAAACTAGACAACACAACATAAAGATGTTTTGTAAATTAAGTGTTCTAAGATACTACCTGGCCAATTTTCTTAACATAGATGATATATTCATTAAATTACATTACAGTAATCAAGAATATACTCCACAGGATTTTCCAAAACTTACACTCTGTGAACTGGTGCCTCGTGCTTTCTCACGCTCTTCACGTTCTACTTGTCGCACAAGATCAGACACAGGACATGGTTCTGCTACATCACATTCGGCATTATACAATGTTGTGTATCTAAAAATGGAAAAGTCTTAGGATATACTCAAATATAACAATCTGCTATACAATCCTCTATATGCAGAACTATTGAAACAAAAATCTATCTAATGAAACATAGTAAACTTTCCCAATTTTCCTTTTCCCACTAAATAAGAGAGGCAAAATTACTACCTAATCAAAGACATTCAAAGAAGCTTTAAATCATGGTACTAAATATATCCCTACTAAATGGATATCACATACAGAATGCAAACAAATATTTTGCCATAAATTTTCTAGAACAATATCTTTTCATTTAAGCAATGTAGCACACATTCCtactataatgataattcatATCCTCTAGAGAATTTACAAATTCTTTTCCATCTTATTCAAACATTTTCAAACATTAATATTAAGCTGAAAAAAATCATTGAATAGGTTTGCAAGATACATAGCTCTATGTACAGATTTATGTCTTAATGCTTAAACATACCTGCGATGCCTGTTGACAAGACTTTGTTTGTCACCTTGAACTGACAGACCAATTTCCTTTAACTTCTGTCGCATTTGCTTGTCTGACAAC
This window harbors:
- the LOC139753240 gene encoding uncharacterized protein isoform X2, coding for MADDISLPWPSGIPQLKRLDELLRCGICYEFLSTSMITACSHNYCSICIRQYLTFKTQCPACFQETTSQHLRNNRLLDEIIGLFPALRDKVARLNRISKGNVVTSYLETRNIRVDTKEDQAAINTCNSGQFFTSPKTPRNNQLEDEERASPKQISSPEGLQVLTRNDKDITATPKRNVGKIFSPRRSSTPLGESKPEPCSSKSSSSSKSQAKLKSSVSSLSQSSSYLPSTQSTSQTSAYFSVSGNRSINNESSSEQDGTCVPCPVCGVEVPERNINLHLDACLQRIKPRDDIEIIEQSPKRKPLPKLVYSLLSDKQMRQKLKEIGLSVQGDKQSLVNRHRRYTTLYNAECDVAEPCPVSDLVRQVEREEREKARGTSSQSIFTYDRKSAPEVIEKEQKNYLKKNNKHFAKLIDEVRKRHAQRRENNDQKCEVQDEKVICGQMSKDTNACLISNEICSSVSHDGVLNDNPKLNECKEDIEKNMPCSIDSSMQWRENTVISDKIKNDSKNELKRKEILGTPEIDLRGGAHTDLGKRISKEDSLHHSAEDEILKPLKEVCSSERLRDRLLPDNKQSDEKPVHPSPDIFLASPSSSVGSEESVSLLQDCEPLTPPQLASLSGHLCESDEEELIPAHQPETHHDIVTEDTQEVEQPSSQQVNMLSMPANKSPQDLHHPSLTDQGDVDYISSQLVEVLESEDIDFYVPRRRTRQSSRKRKSVETEVTSQRVGRKRKK
- the LOC139753240 gene encoding uncharacterized protein isoform X1 gives rise to the protein MADDISLPWPSGIPQLKRLDELLRCGICYEFLSTSMITACSHNYCSICIRQYLTFKTQCPACFQETTSQHLRNNRLLDEIIGLFPALRDKVARLNRISKGNVVTSYLETRNIRVDTKEDQAAINTCNSGQFFTSPKTPRNNQLEDEERASPKQISSPEGLQVLTRNDKDITATPKRNVGKIFSPRRSSTPLGESKPEPCSSKSSSSSKSQAKLKSSVSSLSQSSSYLPSTQSTSQTSAYFSVSGNSRSINNESSSEQDGTCVPCPVCGVEVPERNINLHLDACLQRIKPRDDIEIIEQSPKRKPLPKLVYSLLSDKQMRQKLKEIGLSVQGDKQSLVNRHRRYTTLYNAECDVAEPCPVSDLVRQVEREEREKARGTSSQSIFTYDRKSAPEVIEKEQKNYLKKNNKHFAKLIDEVRKRHAQRRENNDQKCEVQDEKVICGQMSKDTNACLISNEICSSVSHDGVLNDNPKLNECKEDIEKNMPCSIDSSMQWRENTVISDKIKNDSKNELKRKEILGTPEIDLRGGAHTDLGKRISKEDSLHHSAEDEILKPLKEVCSSERLRDRLLPDNKQSDEKPVHPSPDIFLASPSSSVGSEESVSLLQDCEPLTPPQLASLSGHLCESDEEELIPAHQPETHHDIVTEDTQEVEQPSSQQVNMLSMPANKSPQDLHHPSLTDQGDVDYISSQLVEVLESEDIDFYVPRRRTRQSSRKRKSVETEVTSQRVGRKRKK
- the LOC139753240 gene encoding uncharacterized protein isoform X3; this translates as MADDISLPWPSGIPQLKRLDELLRCGICYEFLSTSMITACSHNYCSICIRQYLTFKTQCPACFQETTSQHLRNNRLLDEIIGLFPALRDKVARLNRISKGNVVTSYLETRNIRVDTKEDQAAINTCNSGQFFTSPKTPRNNQLEDEERASPKQISSPEGLQVLTRNDKDITATPKRNVGKIFSPRRSSTPLGESKPEPCSSKSSSSSKSQAKLKSSVSSLSQSSSYLPSTQSTSQTSAYFSVSGNSRSINNESSSEQDGTCVPCPVCGVEVPERNINLHLDACLQRIKPRDDIEIIEQSPKRKPLPKLVYSLLSDKQMRQKLKEIGLSVQGDKQSLVNRHRRYTTLYNAECDVAEPCPVSDLVRQVEREEREKARGTSSQSIFTYDRKSAPEVIEKEQKNYLKKNNKHFAKLIDEVRKRHAQRRENNDQKCEVQDEKVICGQMSKDTNACLISNEICSSVSHDGVLNDNPKLNECKEDIEKNMPCSIDSSMQWRENTVISDKIKNDSKNELKRKEILGTPEIDLRGGAHTDLGKRISKEDSLHHSAEDEILKPLKEVCSSERLRDRLLPDNKQSDEKPVHPSPDIFLASPSSSVGSEESVSLLQDCEPLTPPQLASLSEDTQEVEQPSSQQVNMLSMPANKSPQDLHHPSLTDQGDVDYISSQLVEVLESEDIDFYVPRRRTRQSSRKRKSVETEVTSQRVGRKRKK